A stretch of Treponema vincentii F0403 DNA encodes these proteins:
- a CDS encoding cyclic nucleotide-binding domain-containing protein: MLQLSFVNFKRGSYILIEGKSDTDRFYIIQSGQVQVAKQKEVVAEEEGNLLGPGDFLGVVACMAHHSQIETAIAVSDVVLIAVHYTQFPELIEKNTPIAMKIIYSFSKRMRYLDEALTRITLKKNIETDISHLFTIGEYYLRMSKFELALYAYYHYLKEKPNGQFAETARKRFMAIKSTGVKAPIEMLEPDTKQMVRVYHGESMIFCECQSGTELYIIQKGRVKISKIVDNSEVLLAVLKEGDMFGEMALLENKPRSATAITAAEECQLLAVNRQNFNQMVATQPQLIARLTTTLADRIWAMYKQLANTLIPVPIEKMYDMLSIQLEKLRIQPGAGKQHTFLFGPAELAKMCSIPKEQVAQAIAEFLMTPIVRSTDDSIIITDTLELSKQTAYFKKMQEIEQARKQSRANEPTYRGKPVR, translated from the coding sequence GTGCTTCAACTATCTTTCGTAAATTTTAAACGCGGGTCTTATATCCTCATTGAAGGAAAGTCCGATACCGACCGCTTCTATATTATCCAAAGCGGGCAAGTACAAGTTGCAAAACAAAAAGAGGTTGTAGCGGAAGAAGAGGGAAATCTCCTCGGGCCGGGCGACTTTTTAGGAGTTGTTGCGTGTATGGCGCATCATAGCCAGATTGAAACGGCTATTGCAGTCTCCGATGTAGTACTGATTGCCGTACACTATACACAGTTTCCCGAATTAATAGAAAAAAATACTCCCATTGCAATGAAGATTATCTATTCGTTCAGTAAAAGAATGCGTTATTTGGACGAAGCATTGACTCGAATTACGTTGAAGAAAAATATTGAAACCGATATTTCTCATCTATTTACCATCGGCGAATATTACCTGCGAATGTCGAAGTTTGAGCTGGCGCTGTACGCCTATTATCATTATTTAAAAGAAAAACCGAACGGACAATTTGCAGAAACGGCACGGAAACGCTTTATGGCTATAAAATCCACCGGCGTAAAAGCGCCGATTGAGATGCTTGAACCGGATACCAAGCAGATGGTGCGGGTATATCACGGCGAATCGATGATTTTCTGCGAATGTCAGTCGGGAACCGAATTATACATTATCCAAAAAGGCCGTGTAAAAATTTCAAAAATTGTAGACAATAGCGAAGTATTACTGGCTGTTCTTAAAGAAGGCGATATGTTCGGCGAAATGGCGCTGCTGGAAAATAAACCGCGTTCGGCGACAGCAATTACCGCTGCGGAAGAATGCCAGCTTTTAGCGGTAAACCGGCAAAACTTTAATCAAATGGTTGCAACCCAGCCGCAGCTGATTGCCCGTCTTACCACTACCCTCGCCGACCGTATTTGGGCAATGTACAAGCAGTTGGCCAATACGTTAATTCCCGTACCGATTGAAAAAATGTACGATATGCTGAGCATTCAGCTTGAAAAATTGCGGATACAGCCCGGTGCAGGCAAACAGCATACGTTCTTATTCGGCCCTGCGGAGCTTGCAAAGATGTGCAGCATCCCTAAAGAGCAGGTTGCGCAAGCTATTGCGGAATTTTTGATGACGCCGATTGTGCGCAGTACCGATGACAGCATCATCATCACCGATACTCTTGAACTGTCAAAGCAGACGGCCTACTTTAAAAAGATGCAGGAAATTGAACAAGCCCGCAAACAATCCCGTGCAAACGAGCCGACCTATCGCGGAAAGCCTGTCCGCTAA
- the murB gene encoding UDP-N-acetylmuramate dehydrogenase produces the protein MRLSPFTSFKIGGNADIYITPSSPEELEAALTFIQEERIPAILLGGGTNLLIPDEGIRGAVIHTCRLNRILLLQNGEDTHIQAEAGALMQDVTEFCAEHGLTGLEDFAGLPGTVGGAVFMNARCYEKSISDVLISASVVCFSAKGCGIREYGFRQEDWGYKRSPFQPQDKRYAELNGSRPVIVSAAFRTAQGDKALIRRAMENRIADRTAKGHFKLPSAGSVFKNNHVFGKPSGKLIDEAGLRGLQIGGAQVAPWHGNFIVNTGFATAQDVLKLIKTIQQRVKENTGFELEPEIIFAG, from the coding sequence GTGAGATTAAGCCCTTTTACGAGTTTCAAAATCGGCGGAAATGCCGATATATATATTACGCCTTCATCGCCGGAGGAATTGGAGGCTGCGCTGACGTTCATTCAAGAAGAGCGTATACCGGCAATATTGTTAGGCGGGGGCACTAATCTGTTGATTCCCGATGAGGGAATACGGGGCGCTGTTATTCATACCTGCCGTTTAAATAGGATTCTACTGCTGCAAAACGGTGAAGACACGCACATTCAGGCTGAAGCGGGAGCGCTGATGCAGGATGTAACGGAATTTTGTGCGGAACACGGCCTTACGGGATTGGAAGATTTTGCAGGGCTTCCGGGAACGGTAGGAGGCGCAGTCTTTATGAATGCCCGCTGTTATGAAAAATCGATTTCCGATGTATTGATTTCAGCATCGGTAGTGTGTTTTTCAGCTAAAGGCTGCGGAATACGGGAATACGGCTTCCGCCAAGAAGACTGGGGATATAAACGCTCGCCGTTTCAACCTCAGGATAAGCGGTATGCAGAGCTTAACGGCAGCCGGCCGGTGATTGTGTCTGCAGCGTTCCGAACTGCACAGGGCGATAAGGCACTGATCCGTAGAGCGATGGAGAACCGTATTGCGGACAGAACGGCAAAGGGGCATTTTAAGCTCCCTTCGGCAGGCAGCGTCTTTAAAAATAATCATGTTTTCGGAAAACCTTCCGGCAAACTGATAGATGAAGCCGGTTTACGCGGATTACAGATAGGAGGCGCTCAGGTGGCGCCGTGGCATGGAAATTTTATTGTAAATACCGGTTTTGCAACGGCACAGGATGTTCTGAAACTGATTAAGACAATTCAACAGCGGGTAAAAGAGAACACCGGCTTTGAACTTGAACCGGAGATTATTTTTGCCGGATAG